One window of the Coregonus clupeaformis isolate EN_2021a unplaced genomic scaffold, ASM2061545v1 scaf0059, whole genome shotgun sequence genome contains the following:
- the LOC121563987 gene encoding FHF complex subunit HOOK interacting protein 1A-like — MLIQGSYVEESDFQDDVLVYNLIAQKDAARGPMVKYTPDHRTAPQTQKAVVNSTTSTVHGHTHGMQRREEEEEGGIKEDWVREETQPQPQPQPQPQPQPQPQPQPQPQPQPQPQPQPQPQPQPQPQPQPQPRLLSNGLSCEDHTVNEEVGDDRKRNPSGPHLDHDCNTNADLTVTMTLNQANDLTTADHQVRTNSENRKHPVQNGLPTVEKQQDFNLADADHHLTPVTTTAAGDNFLSQYRELMRSLGAEPDDVTDDITEFRKRLLALAQGEEEEVDFNVFSTDSPEPEDADLEPENSLEPTRNSQDRKHGIPFTGPFISVLLSRLENLLENPIPVNLLVTGILSQLATYPQPLLRAFLLNTNTVTQPNVRTLYQVLVSVRGQIENYAADQTEFPATVREAWRYLLARDQALKLRELLQDSHGDNRKRVLPNGTQQITQNVPPCPKIPPQARNRVFAMVIYAEFLKELAAIAQEHSIVPDSPIE; from the exons ATGTTGATCCAAGGCTCCTACGTAGAGGAGTCTGACTTCCAGGATGATGTCTTGGTCTATAACCTCATAGCACAGAAAGACGCTGCTCGTGGTCCCATGGTTAAATACACACCTGACCACAGGACTGCTCCACAGACCCAAAAAGCGGTTGTTAATAGCACAACTTCGACTGTGCACGGTCACACACATGGAATGCAGagacgagaggaggaggaggagggggggatcaAGGAAGACTGGGTGAGAGAAGAGACGCAACCACAACCGCAACCGCAACCGCAACCGCAACcgcaaccacaaccacaaccacaaccgcaaccgcaaccacaaccacaaccacaacctcaaccacaaccacaaccgcAACCGCAACcgcaaccacaaccacaaccgcGACTGCTCAGTAACGGTCTGAGCTGTGAGGACCACACAGTCAATGAGGAGGTCGGTGATGACCGTAAACGCAATCCATCTGGACCGCATTTGGACCACGACTGCAACACGAATGCGGACCTGACGGTGACCATGACCTTGAACCAGGCGAATGACCTGACCACAGCAGACCACCAGGTGAGAACCAACTCAGAGAACCGCAAGCACCCTGTCCAGAACGGTCTCCCTACAGTGGAGAAACAGCAGGACTTTAACTTGGCCGATGCCGATCATCATCTAACCCCGGTTACGACCACGGCGGCGGGTGACAACTTCCTGTCCCAGTATCGGGAGCTCATGCGCTCACTGGGGGCGGAGCCTGATGACGTCACCGATGACATCACAGAGTTTAGGAAGCGTTTGTTGGCTCTGGcccagggagaggaagaggaggtggactTTAACGTGTTCTCTACAGACTCGCCAGAACCTGAGGATGCCGATCTGGAACCGGAGAACAGTCTAGAACCGACGAGGAACAGCCAAGACAGAAAACATGGGATACCCTTCACTG GCCCGTTCATTAGTGTTCTGCTGTCTCGGTTGGAGAACCTGTTGGAGAACCCTATTCCAGTCAATCTTCTGGTTACAGGCATCCTGTCTCAGCTAGCAACGTACCCCCAGCCTCTCCTCCGGGCGTTCCTACTGAACACAAACACTGTCACGCAGCCCAACGTACGCACACTCTACCAG gtgctgGTGTCAGTGCGTGGACAGATAGAGAACTATGCAGCAGACCAGACAGAGTTTCCTGCTACGGTCAGAGAAGCATGGAGATACCTACTGGCTAGAGACCAAGCACTGAAACTCAGAG agcTCCTCCAGGACAGCCATGGTGATAACAGGAAGCGTGTTCTACCCAATGGAACACAGCAGATAACTCAGAACGTTCCCCCCTGTCCTAAGATTCCTCCGCAGGCCAGGAATAGAGTCTTCGCTATGGTTATATATGCAGAGTTCTTAAAGGAGTTGGCCGCCATCGCACAGGAACATTCTATAGTCCCCGACTCCCCTATAGAGTAG